From Methanocella paludicola SANAE, a single genomic window includes:
- a CDS encoding TetR/AcrR family transcriptional regulator: MSIASRKEREKEQRHNDILQAAEKLFFARGYESVTMDDIAREVELNKATLYLYFKDKESLFFAVVLRGVRILASIVRERVRNKASGIEKFWAAGQAYIDFAEQYPEFLRLYNYFQSGRFDLESMKDEMEALISYAHTGFALVSGDDHAKEIVALRQEMLTIQSNAIEQGIKEGTIRPGLDPVEVAVVYTLLLQSIPNMRLDLRKALEGRGIDRALFASDIRQFMSDMILK, translated from the coding sequence ATGTCGATAGCTAGCAGGAAAGAAAGGGAAAAGGAGCAGAGGCATAACGATATTCTCCAGGCGGCCGAGAAGCTGTTCTTCGCCAGGGGATACGAGAGCGTCACCATGGACGACATCGCCCGGGAAGTTGAGCTAAATAAGGCCACGCTGTATCTCTATTTTAAAGACAAGGAGTCCCTGTTCTTCGCCGTTGTCCTGAGGGGCGTCCGGATCCTGGCCTCCATCGTCCGGGAGCGGGTCAGGAATAAAGCTTCGGGCATAGAAAAATTCTGGGCCGCCGGACAGGCATACATCGACTTTGCAGAGCAATACCCCGAATTTCTCCGGCTCTATAACTATTTTCAGTCGGGGCGGTTCGACCTGGAGAGCATGAAGGACGAGATGGAGGCCCTCATCAGCTACGCGCATACGGGTTTCGCGCTGGTATCCGGCGACGACCACGCGAAAGAGATCGTAGCGCTACGGCAGGAAATGCTCACAATACAAAGTAACGCCATCGAGCAGGGCATTAAGGAAGGGACTATCAGGCCTGGCCTGGACCCGGTGGAGGTCGCGGTCGTCTATACGCTGCTCCTCCAGAGTATCCCGAACATGCGCCTGGACCTGAGAAAAGCCCTTGAAGGCCGGGGGATCGATAGAGCGCTGTTCGCCTCCGATATCCGGCAGTTCATGAGCGATATGATCCTGAAATAA
- a CDS encoding ABC transporter ATP-binding protein, which translates to MDDVVIGVSGLVKNYPNNPAVCNVSFKVRRGEIFALLGPNGAGKTTIIKILEFVERPTSGFAYVLDSEQLYALTKDYTGIKEKIGALPQGFKGFDLLTVYENIDYFAQMYRKYGNVDRIIDEMGLRDKRNALFKHLSGGQKQRVGIAIALINDPEVVFLDEPTTGLDPKARRDVWDMIKGLKARGKTVLLTTHYMDEAHQLADRICVLNRGSIVTHGTPEDLINKYGGGNTLVVRGCSTGAIERLREALPGSLVSGNDVTVRLAYGDGMAAMAKAISVLGGDGHLCQELYVKKPTLEDVFLNLTGERLDDA; encoded by the coding sequence ATGGACGATGTCGTGATAGGGGTATCCGGGCTCGTTAAGAATTACCCGAACAATCCGGCGGTCTGTAACGTTTCGTTCAAGGTGCGCCGGGGAGAGATCTTCGCCTTGTTAGGCCCCAACGGCGCCGGAAAGACCACCATCATCAAAATCCTCGAGTTCGTCGAGCGCCCCACAAGTGGCTTTGCCTACGTCCTGGACTCGGAGCAGCTATATGCATTGACGAAGGACTATACCGGTATCAAGGAGAAGATCGGCGCGCTTCCACAGGGATTTAAAGGGTTCGACCTTTTGACCGTTTACGAGAACATCGACTATTTTGCGCAGATGTACCGGAAGTATGGGAATGTCGACCGGATCATCGATGAGATGGGGCTGAGGGATAAGCGTAACGCGTTATTCAAGCACCTTTCCGGAGGCCAGAAGCAGCGCGTGGGCATCGCCATCGCACTAATCAACGACCCGGAGGTAGTCTTTTTAGACGAGCCCACGACCGGCCTCGACCCGAAAGCGCGACGGGACGTTTGGGACATGATAAAAGGCCTGAAGGCGCGAGGCAAGACCGTCCTCCTCACGACGCACTACATGGACGAGGCACACCAGCTTGCCGATAGGATATGCGTCCTGAACAGGGGCTCTATCGTTACACATGGGACGCCCGAAGACCTGATAAACAAGTATGGCGGCGGGAACACGCTGGTCGTCAGGGGATGTAGCACGGGAGCCATCGAAAGGCTAAGGGAGGCGCTGCCCGGAAGCCTCGTATCGGGCAACGATGTCACGGTGAGACTAGCCTATGGCGACGGCATGGCAGCCATGGCAAAGGCTATATCGGTACTGGGTGGCGATGGCCATTTGTGCCAGGAGCTCTACGTGAAAAAGCCCACGCTGGAGGACGTTTTCCTGAACCTGACGGGAGAGCGCCTGGATGATGCATAA
- a CDS encoding DUF2284 domain-containing protein, translating to MGVTGARVIPAEQVVVEDRVRLKCRVGCPSYGTNLKCPPFVPTPDEFRQALKEYGFAMVLKHKPPAMPETPGTAEERLAALRTQYREYYRTTLAIMLELEKVAFGRGYTFATAFVGGSCHLYEKCNVEKGMCLSPAMARIAAEAVGVNVMKTAKNAGMAVKFPPEAKSPEPMALLLID from the coding sequence CTGGGAGTTACGGGGGCCAGGGTCATCCCGGCCGAACAGGTCGTCGTCGAGGACCGGGTGCGCCTCAAGTGCCGGGTCGGCTGCCCGTCGTACGGTACAAACCTGAAGTGCCCTCCGTTCGTGCCGACGCCCGATGAGTTCAGGCAGGCCCTGAAGGAGTATGGCTTCGCAATGGTCCTAAAGCATAAGCCGCCGGCAATGCCCGAAACCCCGGGTACCGCCGAAGAGCGGCTGGCTGCGTTGCGGACACAGTACAGGGAGTATTACCGGACGACCTTGGCGATCATGCTGGAGCTCGAGAAAGTCGCGTTCGGCCGCGGCTATACCTTCGCCACGGCCTTTGTCGGCGGCTCCTGCCACCTGTACGAAAAATGCAACGTCGAAAAGGGCATGTGCCTGAGCCCGGCGATGGCCCGTATCGCGGCCGAAGCGGTCGGCGTCAACGTGATGAAGACGGCGAAAAACGCCGGCATGGCAGTGAAATTTCCGCCGGAGGCTAAATCGCCCGAGCCAATGGCGTTATTACTCATCGATTAG
- a CDS encoding ABC transporter permease: MSRITTDIKYSLLQFFRNRQSVLVTFLFPVVFLVMAWYLFGSRADYVMGNSALYADFLLPGIVGIAIMVSAVDHTVGFVSRLRAAGIFRKLAMTPIRRIEWNVSRVLTGTVVVLLSVAVSLAVAWLAFGVTPGLNLIVALLVLAGGVMFIGMGMVIAYIIKGDEAANAAFTVTLPLIFLSGSIFPVGRLPWFLQAVAAISPLTYLNDGLRSAMVTGNMSSAVADLAVVSALALIFFSIGVIALRWREG, translated from the coding sequence ATGTCTCGAATAACGACCGATATAAAGTACAGCCTGCTCCAGTTCTTCCGGAACCGGCAGTCGGTGCTCGTCACCTTCCTCTTCCCGGTGGTCTTCCTCGTCATGGCGTGGTACCTGTTCGGGAGCCGGGCGGACTACGTGATGGGCAATAGCGCCTTGTACGCGGATTTCCTGCTACCCGGCATCGTCGGGATCGCCATCATGGTATCGGCCGTCGACCATACGGTGGGCTTTGTCAGCAGGCTCCGGGCCGCCGGCATCTTCCGCAAGCTGGCGATGACGCCCATCAGGCGGATCGAATGGAATGTTTCCCGGGTCTTGACGGGGACGGTAGTCGTGCTGCTGTCCGTCGCCGTATCGCTCGCCGTGGCCTGGCTGGCGTTCGGCGTCACCCCGGGCCTGAACCTCATCGTGGCACTACTGGTACTGGCCGGCGGGGTCATGTTCATCGGCATGGGCATGGTCATCGCCTATATTATTAAGGGCGACGAAGCGGCCAACGCCGCGTTCACCGTTACGCTGCCGCTCATCTTCCTGTCGGGCTCCATCTTCCCGGTGGGACGGCTGCCATGGTTCCTGCAGGCCGTTGCGGCGATTTCCCCGCTAACCTACCTGAACGACGGCCTGAGGAGCGCCATGGTCACGGGCAACATGAGCAGCGCCGTGGCGGACCTGGCCGTCGTGAGCGCGCTAGCCTTAATATTTTTCAGTATCGGCGTCATAGCTCTCCGGTGGAGGGAGGGTTAA
- a CDS encoding ABC transporter permease, translating to MSRISRMATDIKYSLVQFLRSRQSVFFSLVFPAVFLVILGYLLGSDTAEGGVNYMGYLLSGILGMCIMFSALNETMGTISRYRANGVFNMLSVTPMSTIEWNLARIISGTFIVLLSVAVALIAAWLAFGILPAINVFSVLLVIAGAFMFIGMGMIIAYVFDDVRSPNMVSLMITLPLMMVSGSLFPIEQLPFLVQFFSILSPLTPLNDGLRSAMFSGDYGSAAVSLLISIGLGFVLFTIGVAILMGKDGQDV from the coding sequence ATGTCACGCATATCACGAATGGCCACCGACATCAAGTATAGCCTGGTACAGTTCCTGCGCAGCCGGCAGTCCGTATTCTTCTCGCTCGTATTCCCGGCCGTATTCCTGGTCATCCTGGGATACCTGCTGGGCAGCGACACGGCTGAGGGAGGGGTCAACTATATGGGATACCTGCTGTCGGGCATCCTGGGCATGTGCATCATGTTCTCGGCGCTGAATGAGACCATGGGGACCATATCCAGGTACCGGGCTAACGGCGTGTTCAACATGCTATCGGTAACGCCGATGTCCACCATCGAGTGGAACCTGGCGAGGATCATATCCGGGACGTTCATCGTGCTGTTATCCGTGGCAGTAGCGCTTATCGCCGCCTGGCTGGCGTTCGGTATCCTCCCGGCCATCAACGTATTTTCGGTTCTGCTGGTGATCGCGGGCGCGTTCATGTTCATCGGGATGGGAATGATCATCGCCTACGTCTTCGATGACGTGCGGTCGCCGAACATGGTCTCGCTCATGATCACGCTGCCCCTGATGATGGTCTCGGGGTCGCTATTCCCGATAGAGCAGCTTCCGTTCCTTGTACAGTTCTTCTCGATACTGTCGCCTCTCACGCCGCTGAATGACGGCCTGAGGAGCGCCATGTTCTCGGGCGATTACGGCAGCGCCGCCGTGAGCCTGCTGATCAGTATCGGCCTCGGATTTGTGCTGTTCACCATCGGGGTGGCCATCCTCATGGGCAAGGATGGGCAGGACGTGTAG
- a CDS encoding ATP-binding cassette domain-containing protein → MPIAVMADTGAGIKFWDAVSQKYDNAVDGTMGKNLRPTALEKLSQEAGLGRAVELGCGTGYFTKTLARVADSVVATDFCEGMLARAMERLSSAGNITFQKEDCMKTSFPDDTFDTVLMALVLNYIPDPAAALAEARRILKPGGRLIIVNPDNSFIGEARKRLSSYKLMAGYGDAQVRYPQTFRNLSADGLYKMLETAGFKIEASELIRDDPGSYECAIDAMEYVRAAKATEDFDMLMSVVKSHGRRGRPGNAIDVRYLVKNYGKFPAVCGVSFYVRTGEVFALLGPNGAGKTTIVEVLELLKTPTRGFISIFGNAVLTGIRTELGGNPFPGEKRDYGNIKERIGVLPQGFNLFGLLTVYENIDYFARMYSKHVDVDRMIDELGLREKRNALFKDLSGGLKQRVGIAIALINDPDIVFLDEPTTGLDPRSRRDVWEAIKAIKAKGKTVFLTTHYMDEAYHLADRVCIINKGIVIVEGTPEDLINRHGGGNVLVIRECNAEALDPLSKAIPGSTIEGDSVLVKLRGSDGMASIAKAVEVIKSGGFACREIYVKKPTLEDVFLNLTGENLVEGGT, encoded by the coding sequence ATGCCAATCGCCGTGATGGCCGATACCGGGGCCGGCATAAAGTTCTGGGATGCGGTATCGCAAAAGTACGACAATGCAGTCGATGGGACGATGGGTAAGAATCTTCGGCCGACAGCCCTTGAAAAGCTTAGCCAAGAGGCCGGGTTGGGGAGGGCCGTCGAGCTAGGCTGTGGCACGGGATACTTCACGAAGACGCTGGCCAGGGTGGCTGATAGCGTTGTAGCGACCGACTTTTGCGAGGGGATGCTCGCCAGGGCAATGGAGCGCCTTAGTAGCGCTGGAAATATTACCTTTCAGAAGGAGGACTGCATGAAGACATCGTTCCCGGATGACACGTTCGATACGGTGCTTATGGCCCTGGTATTAAACTACATACCCGACCCGGCAGCGGCCCTGGCAGAAGCACGCCGGATACTGAAGCCGGGCGGCAGGCTCATCATCGTGAACCCGGACAACAGTTTTATCGGAGAGGCTCGTAAAAGGCTGAGCTCTTATAAGCTTATGGCCGGTTATGGGGACGCTCAGGTTAGATACCCTCAGACCTTCAGGAACCTATCGGCCGATGGCCTGTATAAGATGCTTGAAACTGCGGGCTTCAAGATAGAAGCTTCAGAGTTGATCCGGGACGATCCCGGCTCATATGAATGTGCAATCGATGCCATGGAATATGTGAGAGCGGCCAAGGCCACGGAAGATTTTGACATGCTCATGTCCGTCGTGAAAAGCCATGGCAGGCGTGGCAGGCCCGGGAATGCCATTGACGTAAGATACCTGGTTAAGAACTATGGTAAGTTTCCGGCCGTGTGCGGAGTCTCGTTTTACGTTAGGACGGGCGAGGTTTTTGCTTTGCTGGGCCCGAATGGCGCCGGTAAGACGACGATCGTGGAGGTACTCGAATTGCTGAAAACCCCTACCCGGGGCTTTATTAGCATTTTCGGTAACGCCGTTCTCACCGGTATCCGGACGGAGCTAGGCGGCAATCCTTTTCCGGGCGAGAAACGCGATTACGGGAACATCAAGGAAAGGATAGGAGTGCTTCCCCAGGGCTTTAACTTATTCGGCCTCTTGACGGTCTACGAGAATATCGATTATTTTGCCCGGATGTACTCGAAGCACGTGGATGTCGACCGCATGATCGATGAGCTGGGCCTGAGGGAGAAGCGGAACGCCCTGTTCAAGGACCTCTCCGGCGGCCTGAAGCAGCGGGTGGGCATCGCCATCGCGCTCATCAACGACCCGGATATCGTCTTCCTCGACGAGCCGACGACCGGCCTGGACCCCCGGTCCAGGAGGGACGTGTGGGAGGCCATCAAGGCCATCAAGGCGAAGGGCAAGACGGTCTTCCTTACGACCCATTACATGGACGAGGCATATCATCTGGCCGACCGGGTCTGCATTATTAATAAAGGCATAGTTATCGTCGAGGGGACGCCCGAAGACCTTATAAACCGGCACGGCGGGGGTAACGTCCTGGTGATCAGGGAATGCAACGCTGAAGCCCTCGATCCGCTGTCGAAGGCGATCCCCGGCAGTACGATCGAAGGCGACAGCGTGCTCGTGAAGCTGCGGGGATCGGACGGCATGGCGAGCATCGCGAAGGCCGTCGAGGTCATCAAGTCCGGCGGCTTCGCCTGCCGGGAGATCTACGTGAAGAAGCCAACGCTCGAGGACGTGTTCCTGAACCTGACGGGCGAGAACCTCGTGGAAGGAGGCACTTAA
- a CDS encoding ATP-binding cassette domain-containing protein, with product MSVDNEKYWNIISAKYDSIVDRTIGDRLRPQVRERLEREKGLGRVAEFGCGTGYFTRTLAEVADSVVATDLSDEMLARAREGMKGIINVTIQKEDCMRTSFADRAFDAAFMALVINVTDNPMQALCEANRILKPGGVIIIANPDGSYIDVADMPGTMIRFSSNYGFAADYFTKEEFEAMEKSARGISDNDLRQMLPAAGFQITSLEILGDDTSASNLAMDYVRAVKTSDRAASSAGMLKNYERAEAVIVVKDLSKYYGKFIAVFGVSFTVRKGEVFALLGPNGAGKTTIVEVLELLKSPTRGFISILGSDVLIGAPVGNLFMAQDRNFADLKEKIGVLPQGFNSFELLTVYENIDYFARMYSKHVDADRLIDELGLREKRNALFKDLSGGLKQRVGIAIALINDPDIVFLDEPTTGLDPRSRRDVWEAIKRLKAKGKTIFLTTHYMDEAYQLADRVCVIHKGSIVAEGSPEDLINRYGGGNTLVIRECSPDALEPLAKAIPGSTIDGNNVMAKLQEDDGMASIAKAVEVIKSGGFACREIYVKKPTLEDVFLNLTGEKLIEGG from the coding sequence ATGTCTGTGGACAATGAAAAGTACTGGAATATCATATCAGCAAAATACGATTCCATCGTCGACAGGACGATCGGCGATAGGCTCAGGCCCCAGGTGCGGGAAAGGCTGGAGCGTGAGAAGGGCCTGGGCCGGGTCGCGGAGTTCGGCTGCGGTACGGGATATTTTACGAGGACCCTTGCGGAGGTGGCCGACAGCGTCGTCGCCACGGACCTCAGCGACGAGATGCTGGCCCGGGCACGGGAGGGGATGAAGGGCATTATAAACGTGACCATCCAAAAGGAGGACTGCATGAGGACATCGTTCGCCGATAGGGCGTTCGACGCCGCGTTCATGGCGCTCGTTATCAACGTCACGGATAATCCGATGCAGGCCCTGTGCGAGGCGAACCGGATATTGAAGCCGGGCGGCGTGATCATCATCGCAAACCCGGATGGAAGCTACATCGACGTCGCAGACATGCCCGGGACGATGATACGGTTCTCCTCCAATTACGGGTTCGCCGCCGATTATTTTACTAAGGAAGAGTTCGAGGCCATGGAGAAAAGCGCCAGGGGCATATCGGATAACGACCTGCGCCAGATGCTCCCCGCGGCCGGCTTCCAGATCACGTCCCTGGAGATCCTCGGGGACGACACGAGTGCCTCGAATCTCGCCATGGACTACGTCCGGGCCGTCAAGACTTCGGATCGTGCGGCATCGTCGGCCGGGATGCTCAAGAACTATGAAAGAGCGGAGGCCGTGATCGTAGTAAAGGACCTCAGTAAGTACTATGGTAAATTCATCGCCGTCTTCGGCGTCTCGTTCACGGTCCGGAAGGGCGAGGTCTTCGCCCTGCTCGGCCCCAACGGCGCCGGCAAGACCACCATCGTGGAGGTCCTCGAGCTGCTCAAATCCCCGACGCGCGGCTTTATTAGCATCCTGGGAAGCGATGTGCTCATCGGGGCCCCGGTGGGCAATCTATTCATGGCCCAGGACAGGAATTTTGCGGACTTAAAGGAAAAGATCGGAGTACTTCCGCAGGGCTTTAACTCGTTCGAGCTGCTCACGGTCTACGAGAACATCGACTACTTCGCCCGGATGTACTCGAAGCACGTGGACGCCGACCGGCTCATCGATGAGTTAGGGCTGAGGGAGAAGCGGAACGCCCTGTTCAAGGACCTCTCCGGCGGCCTGAAGCAGCGGGTGGGCATCGCCATCGCGCTCATCAACGACCCTGATATCGTCTTCCTCGACGAGCCGACGACCGGCCTGGACCCCCGGTCCAGGAGGGACGTGTGGGAGGCCATCAAGAGGCTCAAGGCGAAGGGTAAGACCATCTTTTTGACTACCCATTACATGGACGAGGCATACCAGCTCGCCGACCGGGTCTGTGTCATCCACAAGGGCAGCATCGTCGCCGAGGGCTCGCCCGAGGACCTCATCAACCGGTATGGCGGAGGCAACACCCTGGTCATCAGAGAATGCAGCCCCGACGCCCTGGAGCCGCTGGCGAAGGCCATACCCGGGAGCACGATCGACGGCAATAACGTAATGGCAAAGCTGCAGGAGGACGATGGCATGGCAAGCATCGCGAAGGCCGTCGAGGTCATCAAGTCCGGCGGCTTCGCCTGCCGGGAGATCTACGTGAAGAAGCCAACGCTCGAGGACGTGTTCCTGAACCTGACCGGCGAAAAGCTGATCGAAGGAGGATAA
- a CDS encoding ArsR/SmtB family transcription factor has protein sequence MIEVKCAKCERYFPLGLVKREGSGYYCSDCYKKHTPGIPITTNMEVLCSICDHVIPPEDARVKDDGKVFCLKCYTKYVIRGARAKRGKEILCGICGRVLTPYDDKFQDDGIIYCKGCFDKVGRRQVQDKLKGTGFIPYFGVTSLRNNIIECAGCGGFFDIEALKGEKDGSVRCPTCGEDLPLRIRPAPKAKDNSKKAQKEDFAETAQLFKCLGDPCRVKIIELLSDHELCVFEFVDMLGFQYSAVSYHLKMLKEMGIVQAYERGNFMVYSLTDKGETVHEFIERSRSLS, from the coding sequence TTGATAGAAGTTAAGTGTGCTAAATGCGAACGATATTTTCCCCTGGGCCTGGTGAAGCGGGAAGGCAGCGGCTATTACTGCAGTGACTGCTACAAAAAGCACACGCCCGGCATTCCAATAACCACCAACATGGAGGTCCTGTGCTCGATATGCGACCACGTAATACCCCCCGAAGATGCCCGGGTCAAGGACGATGGCAAGGTCTTCTGCCTGAAGTGCTATACAAAGTACGTGATACGCGGCGCTCGGGCGAAGCGTGGAAAGGAAATACTGTGCGGCATCTGCGGCCGCGTGCTCACGCCCTACGACGATAAGTTCCAGGACGACGGGATCATCTACTGCAAGGGCTGCTTCGATAAGGTCGGGCGCAGACAGGTGCAGGATAAGTTGAAGGGCACGGGTTTTATCCCGTACTTCGGCGTGACCTCCCTGAGGAACAACATCATCGAATGCGCCGGATGCGGCGGATTTTTTGATATCGAGGCGCTGAAGGGGGAGAAAGATGGGAGTGTCCGATGCCCGACGTGCGGCGAAGACTTACCACTGCGTATCCGTCCAGCGCCGAAGGCGAAAGACAATTCCAAAAAAGCCCAAAAAGAGGATTTCGCCGAAACGGCGCAGCTCTTCAAGTGCCTCGGCGACCCGTGCCGGGTCAAGATCATCGAGCTGCTGAGCGACCACGAGCTGTGCGTCTTCGAGTTCGTGGACATGCTGGGCTTCCAGTACTCCGCCGTGTCCTACCACTTAAAAATGCTCAAGGAGATGGGCATCGTCCAGGCCTACGAGCGGGGCAACTTCATGGTATACTCGCTCACGGACAAGGGCGAGACCGTCCACGAGTTCATCGAGCGCTCCCGGAGCCTCTCCTGA
- a CDS encoding PspA-associated protein PspAB codes for MGLLDFFRPRSLPPPKIDDLFKLTPAAVTMGQLRVEPTGMAGMCFRSIGGVTFEDMKSGILKVLENSAFLARFSVLTDQFGFTWVVIDSDTLADAVSNVYMASQLLIEGGFSDHITAAIFRFEQGDLPVYWVYNYRRAAFYPFAPRGNERDMQLEYRLRLLVMDELPVDSLDYWFPIWGIPF; via the coding sequence ATGGGCCTTCTGGACTTTTTTAGGCCTCGTAGTTTGCCTCCCCCGAAGATCGATGATCTTTTTAAGCTGACTCCTGCTGCTGTCACTATGGGGCAGCTGAGGGTGGAGCCCACGGGCATGGCGGGCATGTGTTTCCGGAGTATCGGGGGCGTCACGTTCGAAGATATGAAGTCGGGCATCCTCAAGGTGCTGGAGAACAGCGCGTTTTTGGCCCGCTTTTCTGTGTTAACGGACCAGTTTGGCTTTACATGGGTGGTCATCGACAGCGATACGCTGGCCGATGCCGTATCCAATGTATATATGGCAAGCCAGCTCCTCATCGAGGGCGGCTTCAGCGACCACATCACGGCGGCCATATTCAGGTTCGAGCAGGGCGACCTGCCCGTGTACTGGGTCTACAATTATCGCCGTGCCGCCTTTTACCCGTTCGCTCCCCGGGGCAATGAGCGGGACATGCAGCTCGAATATCGCCTTCGCCTGCTGGTCATGGACGAGCTGCCCGTGGATAGCCTGGATTACTGGTTCCCCATCTGGGGCATACCGTTCTAA
- the htpX gene encoding zinc metalloprotease HtpX — MNERVRRWPADLGLSLRMFLTMLILGAVYLGFLTILYWLGIDFWSLMIIAAVMLGIQYFFSDKIVLASSGAKIVTPEQAPRLHAIVDRLCAETGLPKPRVAIVPTDVPNAFATGRSQKHSVIAATQGLLNRLNEDEIVAVLAHELSHVRNRDVAVMTIASFISTVAYYFIMSFAFGGFRSRDRQGGSGLMIVYVISLIVYGISLLLTRLLSRYRELAADRGSAYITGRPSWLISALLKISGQMERMPKKDLRSEEGLNQFFIVPALSGRSILELFATHPSLEKRIRQLERMEKAMGEQ; from the coding sequence ATGAACGAGCGGGTAAGGCGTTGGCCGGCCGACCTGGGGCTGAGCCTCAGGATGTTCCTCACTATGCTTATCCTGGGAGCCGTCTACCTGGGCTTTTTAACCATTTTATACTGGTTGGGCATCGACTTCTGGTCTCTCATGATCATCGCCGCGGTGATGTTAGGCATTCAATACTTCTTTTCCGATAAGATCGTCCTGGCGAGCAGCGGGGCAAAAATAGTTACGCCGGAGCAGGCGCCGAGGCTGCACGCCATCGTGGATAGGCTTTGCGCCGAAACAGGGCTGCCCAAGCCAAGAGTGGCCATCGTCCCCACGGACGTGCCCAATGCATTCGCTACGGGGCGGAGCCAGAAGCACTCGGTGATCGCGGCCACGCAGGGCCTCCTGAACCGGCTCAACGAGGACGAGATCGTCGCAGTGCTGGCTCACGAGCTGAGCCACGTGAGGAACCGTGACGTCGCCGTGATGACCATTGCCAGCTTCATTTCTACTGTGGCATATTACTTTATCATGTCTTTTGCGTTTGGCGGTTTCAGGAGCCGTGACCGGCAGGGTGGGAGCGGCTTGATGATCGTCTATGTTATTTCGCTTATCGTATACGGCATAAGCCTGCTTCTCACGCGCCTGCTTTCGCGGTACCGGGAACTGGCCGCCGACAGGGGCTCCGCCTACATCACGGGCAGGCCGTCGTGGCTCATCAGCGCGCTATTGAAGATCAGCGGCCAGATGGAGCGCATGCCGAAGAAGGACCTGAGGAGCGAGGAGGGCCTGAACCAGTTCTTCATCGTGCCGGCGCTGTCGGGGAGGAGCATCCTGGAGCTGTTCGCCACCCACCCGAGCCTGGAGAAGCGTATCCGGCAGCTCGAGCGTATGGAAAAGGCAATGGGCGAACAGTGA
- the cax gene encoding calcium/proton exchanger translates to MKLDLDTILGAMLIFIPISIAAELLHLNGIIIFFTAALAIVPLAGFMGKATEELSKQVGAGIGGLLNATFGNATELIIAIFALQAGLFEVVKASLTGGIIGNMLLITGCSMFLGGLKREKQTFNSRVQGVNSTMLMIAAVGLVMPALVSHLFDFNTVEALSLGISGILIIAYVASLLFSLKTHKHLYDCGGEECKPHMSRNRAILLLLVTTAVIALESEILVGAVESVSLSLGLSELFIGVIIVAIIGNAAEHSTAILMAMKNNMDLSMGIAMGSSTQIALLIAPVLVFISWFWGNPMDLVFNQFEVVAIIASVVIANMISSDGESNWLEGAQLIALYAMMAVVFFLI, encoded by the coding sequence ATGAAGCTCGACCTGGACACCATACTGGGCGCGATGCTCATCTTTATACCCATAAGCATCGCCGCTGAGTTATTACACTTGAATGGCATCATCATATTCTTTACCGCGGCGCTCGCCATCGTGCCCCTCGCCGGGTTCATGGGCAAGGCCACGGAGGAATTATCGAAACAGGTCGGCGCAGGGATCGGCGGATTACTGAACGCTACGTTCGGGAACGCCACCGAGCTCATCATCGCGATATTCGCGCTGCAGGCCGGGCTGTTCGAGGTCGTGAAGGCATCGCTCACCGGCGGCATCATCGGCAACATGCTCCTCATCACCGGGTGCAGCATGTTCCTGGGAGGCCTGAAGAGGGAAAAGCAGACGTTCAACTCCCGCGTGCAGGGCGTCAACTCCACGATGCTCATGATCGCGGCCGTGGGCCTCGTCATGCCCGCGCTCGTCTCCCACCTGTTCGACTTCAACACCGTCGAGGCGCTCAGCCTCGGCATCTCCGGCATACTCATCATCGCCTACGTCGCCAGCCTGCTGTTCTCGCTGAAGACGCACAAGCACCTGTATGACTGCGGGGGGGAGGAGTGCAAGCCCCATATGTCCAGGAACAGGGCGATCCTCCTGCTTCTTGTCACCACGGCCGTCATCGCGCTGGAAAGCGAGATCCTCGTCGGCGCGGTCGAGTCCGTGAGCCTGTCGCTCGGCCTCTCGGAGCTCTTCATCGGCGTGATCATCGTCGCCATCATCGGCAACGCCGCCGAGCATTCGACGGCCATACTGATGGCCATGAAGAACAACATGGACCTGAGCATGGGCATCGCCATGGGCTCGAGCACCCAGATCGCGCTCCTCATCGCCCCGGTGCTGGTCTTCATAAGCTGGTTCTGGGGCAATCCCATGGACCTGGTGTTCAACCAGTTCGAGGTCGTGGCGATCATCGCGTCGGTGGTCATCGCCAACATGATATCGTCTGACGGGGAGTCTAACTGGCTTGAGGGCGCCCAGCTCATAGCGTTATATGCGATGATGGCCGTCGTGTTTTTCCTGATTTAA